From the genome of Danio rerio strain Tuebingen ecotype United States chromosome 2, GRCz12tu, whole genome shotgun sequence, one region includes:
- the myripa gene encoding rab effector MyRIP-like isoform X4, whose amino-acid sequence MGRKLDLSGLTDVEAEHVMQVVQRDMQLRKTEETRLFEMKKALVEEGSRSVLLSRQHRFNERCCIRCCSPFTFLLNTKRSCLDCSYNICKSCCTYSKKDKAWLCSSCQKTRLLKTQSLEWFYNNVRRRFKRFGSAKVLKNLYRRHAAERGGLAELTEGSAYEESVCNESSVYESDSTFYKQIEEHSMAETISVALRVAEEAIDEAIAQAESQTDNQEKQNEAQYLRQNRGELIEELAKTIVEKIVRRKRDLSEIESGCNVEQNRDEISPDQIQKAFDAALWRSRSAFCLLTDEKTDHHSNTGSRPSSSKSHALEMTETLPVQAMPSWRSVDRLDNSMLQSPDGNWIAYQSNLLSRPSLLTKRKSLVYSVLEKESGVVSAYDDMGSETEPEANGVWGAALVELQLKMSASKQLTCPESYSRQATLPLHAQAQCFTENNIDTENSSGPDGPMSQKTLLPFLKRKVPLEHRRPASIRRPNVLDVNFNPEGAESSEDGLEDSRVKRSRRRRKNKREDAEWKGQSGLPLAEPDSSTLPSDAQPKRWYMKQDSADTSDTATPDILSSGATTPDPFGPDLNAYGSLDQELTSKLKELTSQVRETQLSSTEDELDRMEFRMWSEKDKAKSKVGEEVMEDTFLKVAKETSGETESTNPGRYIEILNEDDLTIRLRELTSEVTETQLSSTEDELDRFECQTKTKCLNQSMRTETVEVDDRADGERFKTHDNKPHNHVEKMVEKAEKERSEKRDHVANQDSSEHNNTDETQINSGRQQQTVVDADAQNERASKIIKQTKNKREVETKGREAEISDVVEGQQSRAENTDLALNRFVSEDGNMEFDRIIDTVVKALGDMEEHIEAYTSEGVFLDRMGSEAEEPEMMDEGEKVTEQKTDDKATFVGCVVSGNLMDEQEKEINEEAKTHEVLTLKSSSGFTEDTEDKQCITSLEDRVQEKDGNRQSEEKEEQKQLITSHSTSSFQEYLTPDEIYKKYSASSLRSITTEVLKVLNATEDLIHGSMEEEQPKVDHSDLSSIPPAEARRLDEQLSRLEENVYVAAGTVFGLEAELGDLEECARGISGSSTELELAHLEDQVASAAAQVLDISSRIAALKNAGLNVTPQTKFIKSKTAKIKTQTIGSSRRLRRRLPAPPKQDKDT is encoded by the exons GCTACTGAAGACCCAGTCGCTGGAGTGGTTCTACAATAATGTGAGAAGGCGTTTTAAAAGGTTTGGCAGTGCCAAAGTGTTAAAGAACCTCTACAGGAGGCATGCGGCTGAGCGTGGAGGACTAGCAGAGCTTACAG AGGGCAGTGCGTATGAGGAGAGTGTCTGCAATGAGAGTAGCGTCTATGAGAGCGACAGCACATTCTACAAACAAATCGAAG AGCACAGCATGGCTGAGACTATTAGTGTGGCACTGCGGGTGGCAGAAGAGGCCATAGATGAGGCCATTGCTCAGGCTGAAAGCCAGACTGACAATCAA GAGAAGCAGAATGAAGCTCAATATCTGCGGCAGAACAGAGGAGAGCTAATAGAAGAATTGGCCAAAACTATAGTGGAGAAA ATTGTCCGGCGGAAGAGGGATCTGTCTGAGATAGAATCTGGATGTAATGTGGAGCAGAACCGGGATGAGATTTCTCCAGATCAAATCCAAAAGGCCTTCGATGCTGCTCTCTGG AGGTCTCGCTCAGCTTTCTGCCTCCTGACTGATGAAAAAACAGATCATCACAGTAACACCGGGTCAAGGCCTTCATCATCTAAAAGCCATGCTCTGGAAATGACAGAAACATTGCCTGTCCAAGCCATGCCAAGCTGGAGGAGTGTCGACCGACTGGACAATtcaa TGTTACAGAGTCCTGATGGGAACTGGATTGCATATCAGAGCAATCTGCTCTCTCGACCAAGTCTTTTAACCAAGCGCAAGAGTCTGGTGTACAGTGTTTTAGAAAAGGAGTCTGGTGTGGTGTCAGCTTATGATGACATGGGTTCAGAAACAGAGCCTGAAGCTAATGGGGTCTGGGGCGCTGCACTGGTTGAGCTTCAACTTAAAATGTCTGCCAGCAAACAGCTGACTTGCCCAGAATCCTACAGCCGGCAAGCAACCTTACCTTTGCATGCACAAGCACAATGTTTTACTGAGAACAATATTGACACTGAAAACTCCTCAGGACCGGATGGGCCGATGTCTCAAAAAACTCTGCTGCCCTTTCTGAAGAGAAAAGTACCACTGGAACACAGACGACCCGCATCAATACGCCGGCCAAACGTCTTGGATGTGAATTTCAACCCAGAAGGAGCTGAAAGCAGTGAGGATGGACTAGAGGACAGCAGAGTCAAGAGGTCACGGCGGCGGAGGAAAAACAAGAGAGAGGACGCAGAGTGGAAAGGACAGTCAGGACTGCCTTTGGCTGAACCG GATTCCAGTACCCTACCCTCAGATGCTCAGCCAAAAAGATGGTATATGAAACAAGACTCAGCCGACACTTCAGACACTGCTACCCCTGACATCCTGAGCTCTGGAGCCACAACCCCTGATCCCTTTGGACCTGATCTCAATGCTTATGGATCTTTAGATCAGGAGTTGACTTCCAAACTGAAAGAACTAACCAGTCAAGTCCGAGAAACACAACTCTCCTCTACTGAGGATGAACTGGACAGGATGGAGTTTCGAATGTGGAGTGAAAAAGATAAAGCAAAGTCAAAAGTGGGAGAGGAAGTTATGGAGGACACTTTCTTGAAGGTTGCAAAAGAAACATCAGGTGAAACGGAATCTACAAATCCAGGGAGATATATTGAGATATTGAATGAAGATGATCTGACCATCAGACTGAGAGAACTGACCAGTGAGGTCACCGAGACTCAACTTTCCTCCACTGAAGATGAACTAGATAGATTTGAGTGTCAAACTAAAACCAAATGCCTAAATCAATCAATGAGAACAGAGACAGTAGAGGTAGATGACAGGGCAGATGGAGAAAGATTCAAAACACATGACAATAAACCCCACAACCATGTAGAGAAGATGGTTGAAAAAGCAGAAAAAGAGCGATCAGAGAAAAGGGACCATGTGGCAAATCAGGACAGTAGTGAGCATAATAACACAGATGAGACTCAAATAAACTCTGGGAGACAACAACAAACAGTTGTGGATGCAGATGCACAAAATGAGAGAGCCAGCAAAATAATTAAGCAGACAAAGAACAAAAGAGAAGTCGAGACTAAAGGAAGAGAAGCAGAAATAAGTGATGTGGTTGAAGGTCAGCAGAGCCGAGCCGAGAATACAGATCTGGCTCTCAATAGATTTGTAAGTGAAGATGGAAATATGGAATTTGATCGGATCATCGATACTGTAGTGAAAGCTTTGGGTGACATGGAAGAACACATAGAGGCTTACACTAGTGAGGGGGTATTTTTAGACAGAATGGGAAGTGAGGCAGAGGAACCAGAGATGATGGATGAGGGGGAGAAAGTAACAGAACAGAAAACCGATGACAAGGCAACATTTGTGGGATGCGTTGTTAGTGGGAACCTGATGGATGAACAGGAAAAAGAAATTAATGAAGAGGCCAAAACACATGAAGTTCTGACACTAAAAAGCAGCAGTGGATTTACTGAGGACACTGAAGACAAGCAATGCATCACATCATTAGAAGATAGAGTTCAAGAGAAAGATGGCAACAGGCAAAGTGAAGAAAAAGAGGAGCAGAAGCAACTGATAACATCGCACAGCACCTCCTCTTTTCAGGAGTATCTGACACCGGATGAGATTTACAAG AAATACTCCGCCTCATCACTGCGCAGCATCACCACAGAAGTGCTGAAAGTCTTAAACGCCACCGAAGATCTGATTCACGGCTCTATGGAAGAAGAACAGCCCAAAGTAGATCACAGTGACCTCTCCAGCATTCCCCCCGCTGAGGCCAGAAGACTGGACGAGCAGCTCAGCAGACTAGAAGAGAAC GTGTATGTGGCGGCAGGTACAGTGTTCGGGCTGGAAGCTGAGCTGGGGGATCTTGAGGAGTGTGCGCGCGGCATTAGCGGATCCAGCACTGAACTTGAGCTGGCTCATCTGGAGGATCAGGTGGCCTCAGCAGCAGCTCAG GTTTTAGACATTTCCTCAAGAATTGCCGCTTTGAAAAATGCAGGTTTGAATGTAACTCCACAGACCAAATTCATCAAGTCCAAGACTGCAAAAATCAAG ACACAAACCATCGGCTCATCTCGAAGACTGCGGCGGCGACTACCAGCTCCTCCAAAACAAG ATAAAGACACATAG
- the myripa gene encoding rab effector MyRIP-like isoform X5: MGRKLDLSGLTDVEAEHVMQVVQRDMQLRKTEETRLFEMKKALVEEGSRSVLLSRQHRFNERCCIRCCSPFTFLLNTKRSCLDCSYNICKSCCTYSKKDKAWLCSSCQKTRLLKTQSLEWFYNNVRRRFKRFGSAKVLKNLYRRHAAERGGLAELTEGSAYEESVCNESSVYESDSTFYKQIEEHSMAETISVALRVAEEAIDEAIAQAESQTDNQEKQNEAQYLRQNRGELIEELAKTIVEKIVRRKRDLSEIESGCNVEQNRDEISPDQIQKAFDAALWRSRSAFCLLTDEKTDHHSNTGSRPSSSKSHALEMTETLPVQAMPSWRSVDRLDNSMLQSPDGNWIAYQSNLLSRPSLLTKRKSLVYSVLEKESGVVSAYDDMGSETEPEANGVWGAALVELQLKMSASKQLTCPESYSRQATLPLHAQAQCFTENNIDTENSSGPDGPMSQKTLLPFLKRKVPLEHRRPASIRRPNVLDVNFNPEGAESSEDGLEDSRVKRSRRRRKNKREDAEWKGQSGLPLAEPDSSTLPSDAQPKRWYMKQDSADTSDTATPDILSSGATTPDPFGPDLNAYGSLDQELTSKLKELTSQVRETQLSSTEDELDRMEFRMWSEKDKAKSKVGEEVMEDTFLKVAKETSGETESTNPGRYIEILNEDDLTIRLRELTSEVTETQLSSTEDELDRFECQTKTKCLNQSMRTETVEVDDRADGERFKTHDNKPHNHVEKMVEKAEKERSEKRDHVANQDSSEHNNTDETQINSGRQQQTVVDADAQNERASKIIKQTKNKREVETKGREAEISDVVEGQQSRAENTDLALNRFVSEDGNMEFDRIIDTVVKALGDMEEHIEAYTSEGVFLDRMGSEAEEPEMMDEGEKVTEQKTDDKATFVGCVVSGNLMDEQEKEINEEAKTHEVLTLKSSSGFTEDTEDKQCITSLEDRVQEKDGNRQSEEKEEQKQLITSHSTSSFQEYLTPDEIYKGAHVLDIEKNLHFISNILHQVYVAAGTVFGLEAELGDLEECARGISGSSTELELAHLEDQVASAAAQVQQAELQVLDISSRIAALKNAGLNVTPQTKFIKSKTAKIKTQTIGSSRRLRRRLPAPPKQDKDT, encoded by the exons GCTACTGAAGACCCAGTCGCTGGAGTGGTTCTACAATAATGTGAGAAGGCGTTTTAAAAGGTTTGGCAGTGCCAAAGTGTTAAAGAACCTCTACAGGAGGCATGCGGCTGAGCGTGGAGGACTAGCAGAGCTTACAG AGGGCAGTGCGTATGAGGAGAGTGTCTGCAATGAGAGTAGCGTCTATGAGAGCGACAGCACATTCTACAAACAAATCGAAG AGCACAGCATGGCTGAGACTATTAGTGTGGCACTGCGGGTGGCAGAAGAGGCCATAGATGAGGCCATTGCTCAGGCTGAAAGCCAGACTGACAATCAA GAGAAGCAGAATGAAGCTCAATATCTGCGGCAGAACAGAGGAGAGCTAATAGAAGAATTGGCCAAAACTATAGTGGAGAAA ATTGTCCGGCGGAAGAGGGATCTGTCTGAGATAGAATCTGGATGTAATGTGGAGCAGAACCGGGATGAGATTTCTCCAGATCAAATCCAAAAGGCCTTCGATGCTGCTCTCTGG AGGTCTCGCTCAGCTTTCTGCCTCCTGACTGATGAAAAAACAGATCATCACAGTAACACCGGGTCAAGGCCTTCATCATCTAAAAGCCATGCTCTGGAAATGACAGAAACATTGCCTGTCCAAGCCATGCCAAGCTGGAGGAGTGTCGACCGACTGGACAATtcaa TGTTACAGAGTCCTGATGGGAACTGGATTGCATATCAGAGCAATCTGCTCTCTCGACCAAGTCTTTTAACCAAGCGCAAGAGTCTGGTGTACAGTGTTTTAGAAAAGGAGTCTGGTGTGGTGTCAGCTTATGATGACATGGGTTCAGAAACAGAGCCTGAAGCTAATGGGGTCTGGGGCGCTGCACTGGTTGAGCTTCAACTTAAAATGTCTGCCAGCAAACAGCTGACTTGCCCAGAATCCTACAGCCGGCAAGCAACCTTACCTTTGCATGCACAAGCACAATGTTTTACTGAGAACAATATTGACACTGAAAACTCCTCAGGACCGGATGGGCCGATGTCTCAAAAAACTCTGCTGCCCTTTCTGAAGAGAAAAGTACCACTGGAACACAGACGACCCGCATCAATACGCCGGCCAAACGTCTTGGATGTGAATTTCAACCCAGAAGGAGCTGAAAGCAGTGAGGATGGACTAGAGGACAGCAGAGTCAAGAGGTCACGGCGGCGGAGGAAAAACAAGAGAGAGGACGCAGAGTGGAAAGGACAGTCAGGACTGCCTTTGGCTGAACCG GATTCCAGTACCCTACCCTCAGATGCTCAGCCAAAAAGATGGTATATGAAACAAGACTCAGCCGACACTTCAGACACTGCTACCCCTGACATCCTGAGCTCTGGAGCCACAACCCCTGATCCCTTTGGACCTGATCTCAATGCTTATGGATCTTTAGATCAGGAGTTGACTTCCAAACTGAAAGAACTAACCAGTCAAGTCCGAGAAACACAACTCTCCTCTACTGAGGATGAACTGGACAGGATGGAGTTTCGAATGTGGAGTGAAAAAGATAAAGCAAAGTCAAAAGTGGGAGAGGAAGTTATGGAGGACACTTTCTTGAAGGTTGCAAAAGAAACATCAGGTGAAACGGAATCTACAAATCCAGGGAGATATATTGAGATATTGAATGAAGATGATCTGACCATCAGACTGAGAGAACTGACCAGTGAGGTCACCGAGACTCAACTTTCCTCCACTGAAGATGAACTAGATAGATTTGAGTGTCAAACTAAAACCAAATGCCTAAATCAATCAATGAGAACAGAGACAGTAGAGGTAGATGACAGGGCAGATGGAGAAAGATTCAAAACACATGACAATAAACCCCACAACCATGTAGAGAAGATGGTTGAAAAAGCAGAAAAAGAGCGATCAGAGAAAAGGGACCATGTGGCAAATCAGGACAGTAGTGAGCATAATAACACAGATGAGACTCAAATAAACTCTGGGAGACAACAACAAACAGTTGTGGATGCAGATGCACAAAATGAGAGAGCCAGCAAAATAATTAAGCAGACAAAGAACAAAAGAGAAGTCGAGACTAAAGGAAGAGAAGCAGAAATAAGTGATGTGGTTGAAGGTCAGCAGAGCCGAGCCGAGAATACAGATCTGGCTCTCAATAGATTTGTAAGTGAAGATGGAAATATGGAATTTGATCGGATCATCGATACTGTAGTGAAAGCTTTGGGTGACATGGAAGAACACATAGAGGCTTACACTAGTGAGGGGGTATTTTTAGACAGAATGGGAAGTGAGGCAGAGGAACCAGAGATGATGGATGAGGGGGAGAAAGTAACAGAACAGAAAACCGATGACAAGGCAACATTTGTGGGATGCGTTGTTAGTGGGAACCTGATGGATGAACAGGAAAAAGAAATTAATGAAGAGGCCAAAACACATGAAGTTCTGACACTAAAAAGCAGCAGTGGATTTACTGAGGACACTGAAGACAAGCAATGCATCACATCATTAGAAGATAGAGTTCAAGAGAAAGATGGCAACAGGCAAAGTGAAGAAAAAGAGGAGCAGAAGCAACTGATAACATCGCACAGCACCTCCTCTTTTCAGGAGTATCTGACACCGGATGAGATTTACAAG GGTGCACATGTGCTGGACATAgagaaaaatctacattttatcTCCAATATACTACACCAG GTGTATGTGGCGGCAGGTACAGTGTTCGGGCTGGAAGCTGAGCTGGGGGATCTTGAGGAGTGTGCGCGCGGCATTAGCGGATCCAGCACTGAACTTGAGCTGGCTCATCTGGAGGATCAGGTGGCCTCAGCAGCAGCTCAGGTGCAGCAGGCTGAGCTCCAG GTTTTAGACATTTCCTCAAGAATTGCCGCTTTGAAAAATGCAGGTTTGAATGTAACTCCACAGACCAAATTCATCAAGTCCAAGACTGCAAAAATCAAG ACACAAACCATCGGCTCATCTCGAAGACTGCGGCGGCGACTACCAGCTCCTCCAAAACAAG ATAAAGACACATAG
- the myripa gene encoding rab effector MyRIP-like isoform X3: MGRKLDLSGLTDVEAEHVMQVVQRDMQLRKTEETRLFEMKKALVEEGSRSVLLSRQHRFNERCCIRCCSPFTFLLNTKRSCLDCSYNICKSCCTYSKKDKAWLCSSCQKTRLLKTQSLEWFYNNVRRRFKRFGSAKVLKNLYRRHAAERGGLAELTEGSAYEESVCNESSVYESDSTFYKQIEEHSMAETISVALRVAEEAIDEAIAQAESQTDNQEKQNEAQYLRQNRGELIEELAKTIVEKIVRRKRDLSEIESGCNVEQNRDEISPDQIQKAFDAALWRSRSAFCLLTDEKTDHHSNTGSRPSSSKSHALEMTETLPVQAMPSWRSVDRLDNSMLQSPDGNWIAYQSNLLSRPSLLTKRKSLVYSVLEKESGVVSAYDDMGSETEPEANGVWGAALVELQLKMSASKQLTCPESYSRQATLPLHAQAQCFTENNIDTENSSGPDGPMSQKTLLPFLKRKVPLEHRRPASIRRPNVLDVNFNPEGAESSEDGLEDSRVKRSRRRRKNKREDAEWKGQSGLPLAEPDSSTLPSDAQPKRWYMKQDSADTSDTATPDILSSGATTPDPFGPDLNAYGSLDQELTSKLKELTSQVRETQLSSTEDELDRMEFRMWSEKDKAKSKVGEEVMEDTFLKVAKETSGETESTNPGRYIEILNEDDLTIRLRELTSEVTETQLSSTEDELDRFECQTKTKCLNQSMRTETVEVDDRADGERFKTHDNKPHNHVEKMVEKAEKERSEKRDHVANQDSSEHNNTDETQINSGRQQQTVVDADAQNERASKIIKQTKNKREVETKGREAEISDVVEGQQSRAENTDLALNRFVSEDGNMEFDRIIDTVVKALGDMEEHIEAYTSEGVFLDRMGSEAEEPEMMDEGEKVTEQKTDDKATFVGCVVSGNLMDEQEKEINEEAKTHEVLTLKSSSGFTEDTEDKQCITSLEDRVQEKDGNRQSEEKEEQKQLITSHSTSSFQEYLTPDEIYKKYSASSLRSITTEVLKVLNATEDLIHGSMEEEQPKVDHSDLSSIPPAEARRLDEQLSRLEENVYVAAGTVFGLEAELGDLEECARGISGSSTELELAHLEDQVASAAAQVQQAELQVLDISSRIAALKNAGLNVTPQTKFIKSKTAKIKTQTIGSSRRLRRRLPAPPKQDKDT; the protein is encoded by the exons GCTACTGAAGACCCAGTCGCTGGAGTGGTTCTACAATAATGTGAGAAGGCGTTTTAAAAGGTTTGGCAGTGCCAAAGTGTTAAAGAACCTCTACAGGAGGCATGCGGCTGAGCGTGGAGGACTAGCAGAGCTTACAG AGGGCAGTGCGTATGAGGAGAGTGTCTGCAATGAGAGTAGCGTCTATGAGAGCGACAGCACATTCTACAAACAAATCGAAG AGCACAGCATGGCTGAGACTATTAGTGTGGCACTGCGGGTGGCAGAAGAGGCCATAGATGAGGCCATTGCTCAGGCTGAAAGCCAGACTGACAATCAA GAGAAGCAGAATGAAGCTCAATATCTGCGGCAGAACAGAGGAGAGCTAATAGAAGAATTGGCCAAAACTATAGTGGAGAAA ATTGTCCGGCGGAAGAGGGATCTGTCTGAGATAGAATCTGGATGTAATGTGGAGCAGAACCGGGATGAGATTTCTCCAGATCAAATCCAAAAGGCCTTCGATGCTGCTCTCTGG AGGTCTCGCTCAGCTTTCTGCCTCCTGACTGATGAAAAAACAGATCATCACAGTAACACCGGGTCAAGGCCTTCATCATCTAAAAGCCATGCTCTGGAAATGACAGAAACATTGCCTGTCCAAGCCATGCCAAGCTGGAGGAGTGTCGACCGACTGGACAATtcaa TGTTACAGAGTCCTGATGGGAACTGGATTGCATATCAGAGCAATCTGCTCTCTCGACCAAGTCTTTTAACCAAGCGCAAGAGTCTGGTGTACAGTGTTTTAGAAAAGGAGTCTGGTGTGGTGTCAGCTTATGATGACATGGGTTCAGAAACAGAGCCTGAAGCTAATGGGGTCTGGGGCGCTGCACTGGTTGAGCTTCAACTTAAAATGTCTGCCAGCAAACAGCTGACTTGCCCAGAATCCTACAGCCGGCAAGCAACCTTACCTTTGCATGCACAAGCACAATGTTTTACTGAGAACAATATTGACACTGAAAACTCCTCAGGACCGGATGGGCCGATGTCTCAAAAAACTCTGCTGCCCTTTCTGAAGAGAAAAGTACCACTGGAACACAGACGACCCGCATCAATACGCCGGCCAAACGTCTTGGATGTGAATTTCAACCCAGAAGGAGCTGAAAGCAGTGAGGATGGACTAGAGGACAGCAGAGTCAAGAGGTCACGGCGGCGGAGGAAAAACAAGAGAGAGGACGCAGAGTGGAAAGGACAGTCAGGACTGCCTTTGGCTGAACCG GATTCCAGTACCCTACCCTCAGATGCTCAGCCAAAAAGATGGTATATGAAACAAGACTCAGCCGACACTTCAGACACTGCTACCCCTGACATCCTGAGCTCTGGAGCCACAACCCCTGATCCCTTTGGACCTGATCTCAATGCTTATGGATCTTTAGATCAGGAGTTGACTTCCAAACTGAAAGAACTAACCAGTCAAGTCCGAGAAACACAACTCTCCTCTACTGAGGATGAACTGGACAGGATGGAGTTTCGAATGTGGAGTGAAAAAGATAAAGCAAAGTCAAAAGTGGGAGAGGAAGTTATGGAGGACACTTTCTTGAAGGTTGCAAAAGAAACATCAGGTGAAACGGAATCTACAAATCCAGGGAGATATATTGAGATATTGAATGAAGATGATCTGACCATCAGACTGAGAGAACTGACCAGTGAGGTCACCGAGACTCAACTTTCCTCCACTGAAGATGAACTAGATAGATTTGAGTGTCAAACTAAAACCAAATGCCTAAATCAATCAATGAGAACAGAGACAGTAGAGGTAGATGACAGGGCAGATGGAGAAAGATTCAAAACACATGACAATAAACCCCACAACCATGTAGAGAAGATGGTTGAAAAAGCAGAAAAAGAGCGATCAGAGAAAAGGGACCATGTGGCAAATCAGGACAGTAGTGAGCATAATAACACAGATGAGACTCAAATAAACTCTGGGAGACAACAACAAACAGTTGTGGATGCAGATGCACAAAATGAGAGAGCCAGCAAAATAATTAAGCAGACAAAGAACAAAAGAGAAGTCGAGACTAAAGGAAGAGAAGCAGAAATAAGTGATGTGGTTGAAGGTCAGCAGAGCCGAGCCGAGAATACAGATCTGGCTCTCAATAGATTTGTAAGTGAAGATGGAAATATGGAATTTGATCGGATCATCGATACTGTAGTGAAAGCTTTGGGTGACATGGAAGAACACATAGAGGCTTACACTAGTGAGGGGGTATTTTTAGACAGAATGGGAAGTGAGGCAGAGGAACCAGAGATGATGGATGAGGGGGAGAAAGTAACAGAACAGAAAACCGATGACAAGGCAACATTTGTGGGATGCGTTGTTAGTGGGAACCTGATGGATGAACAGGAAAAAGAAATTAATGAAGAGGCCAAAACACATGAAGTTCTGACACTAAAAAGCAGCAGTGGATTTACTGAGGACACTGAAGACAAGCAATGCATCACATCATTAGAAGATAGAGTTCAAGAGAAAGATGGCAACAGGCAAAGTGAAGAAAAAGAGGAGCAGAAGCAACTGATAACATCGCACAGCACCTCCTCTTTTCAGGAGTATCTGACACCGGATGAGATTTACAAG AAATACTCCGCCTCATCACTGCGCAGCATCACCACAGAAGTGCTGAAAGTCTTAAACGCCACCGAAGATCTGATTCACGGCTCTATGGAAGAAGAACAGCCCAAAGTAGATCACAGTGACCTCTCCAGCATTCCCCCCGCTGAGGCCAGAAGACTGGACGAGCAGCTCAGCAGACTAGAAGAGAAC GTGTATGTGGCGGCAGGTACAGTGTTCGGGCTGGAAGCTGAGCTGGGGGATCTTGAGGAGTGTGCGCGCGGCATTAGCGGATCCAGCACTGAACTTGAGCTGGCTCATCTGGAGGATCAGGTGGCCTCAGCAGCAGCTCAGGTGCAGCAGGCTGAGCTCCAG GTTTTAGACATTTCCTCAAGAATTGCCGCTTTGAAAAATGCAGGTTTGAATGTAACTCCACAGACCAAATTCATCAAGTCCAAGACTGCAAAAATCAAG ACACAAACCATCGGCTCATCTCGAAGACTGCGGCGGCGACTACCAGCTCCTCCAAAACAAG ATAAAGACACATAG